From Methylocystis sp. ATCC 49242, one genomic window encodes:
- the flgK gene encoding flagellar hook-associated protein FlgK, translating to MTLTNASIIAGQSLGTISSQISVVSRNISNAGRPGVNAKYSQIATAPNGSAEFLGVGRMANVALFRSMLSATAAQGSAAQISDALDQIDRALNLSNPAQSRSPASMITRLTTALQNYSAAPDNETAAELALAAARDVVASLNDATKTNQGIRRQADEDIASSVKDVNDILAKFSALNREIVEGTAAGADITDQLDQRDALLTQLSNEIGVTTVTRPNNDMVIYTDSGVTLFETTPRSVTFQPTPTLTAGVEGAAVYIDGVQVTGADSPLALKSGAINGFAQVRDVTAPQFQKQLDEIARGLVAAFAETDQTGGGGAPLPGLFTYPGAPGAPGSMLIPGLAGQITINANVDPDKGGVVSRLRDGGISGNPDYVYNKSGGAAYSERLLQLVNAPSTQQGFDPGAGLGASGSLNAIAAGSIGWLGAQRAQAEKNVTYQDAMVAQTTQALSNATGVNLDDQMSQMLALENSYQASAKLLETINAMFDTLFAAVR from the coding sequence ATGACCCTGACCAACGCGAGCATAATTGCCGGGCAGTCGCTCGGAACCATATCGAGCCAGATCAGCGTCGTCTCGCGCAACATATCGAACGCCGGTCGTCCCGGCGTGAACGCGAAATATTCGCAAATCGCCACGGCTCCCAATGGCTCCGCGGAATTCCTCGGCGTCGGCCGCATGGCGAATGTGGCGCTCTTTCGCAGCATGCTGTCGGCGACCGCCGCGCAAGGCTCCGCCGCGCAAATCTCCGATGCGCTGGACCAGATCGACCGGGCGCTCAATCTTTCCAACCCCGCGCAAAGTCGATCGCCAGCCTCGATGATCACGAGGCTCACGACCGCATTGCAAAACTATAGCGCAGCGCCCGACAATGAAACGGCGGCGGAACTCGCGCTCGCCGCTGCGAGGGACGTCGTCGCCTCGCTCAACGATGCGACAAAAACCAATCAGGGCATTCGACGCCAGGCAGATGAAGACATCGCGTCATCGGTCAAAGACGTCAACGACATCCTCGCGAAATTCTCGGCGCTCAACCGGGAAATCGTCGAGGGAACCGCCGCCGGCGCAGATATCACTGACCAGCTCGATCAGCGCGACGCGCTACTGACGCAACTCTCGAACGAGATCGGCGTCACGACCGTCACGCGGCCGAACAACGACATGGTGATTTACACCGACAGCGGCGTCACGCTTTTCGAGACGACGCCCAGATCAGTCACTTTCCAGCCGACCCCCACGCTGACCGCCGGCGTCGAGGGCGCCGCTGTTTATATCGACGGAGTGCAGGTCACCGGGGCGGATTCGCCATTGGCGCTGAAGTCCGGCGCAATAAATGGATTCGCTCAGGTGCGGGACGTAACGGCGCCGCAGTTTCAAAAGCAGCTCGACGAAATCGCGCGCGGACTCGTCGCCGCATTTGCTGAAACGGATCAAACCGGTGGTGGCGGCGCGCCCCTGCCCGGTCTTTTCACTTATCCCGGAGCACCCGGTGCGCCCGGATCGATGCTTATTCCCGGGCTTGCCGGCCAGATCACAATCAACGCCAATGTTGACCCCGACAAGGGCGGCGTCGTCAGCCGCCTGCGCGACGGCGGCATTTCCGGCAATCCTGATTACGTCTACAATAAGAGCGGCGGCGCCGCCTATTCAGAACGCCTCCTGCAACTCGTGAATGCGCCGTCCACGCAGCAAGGTTTCGATCCGGGGGCCGGACTCGGCGCGAGCGGATCGTTGAACGCCATCGCCGCCGGTTCGATTGGTTGGCTCGGCGCGCAACGCGCGCAGGCGGAGAAGAACGTCACCTATCAGGACGCCATGGTGGCGCAAACGACGCAGGCTCTTTCCAATGCGACAGGCGTAAACCTCGACGATCAGATGTCGCAAATGCTCGCGCTTGAAAACTCCTATCAGGCGTCCGCCAAGCTTCTCGAGACGATAAACGCAATGTTCGACACGCTGTTCGCTGCGGTTCGTTAG
- a CDS encoding flagellar hook protein FlgE codes for MSSTFGLFNTSIMGMSAQSDALANISENIANSGTVGYKRATTHFLTVLSGFQGSNQFGGGVSTRSRYDITGQGALMHTGSSTDMAIRGNGFFVVSDGAGGTFLTRAGSFVPDSSGRLVNAAGYYLMGFPAGPAAPTTSATNALSSMSIVQIRNDRLYANPTTSGVLSANLPVSATVVPAANLPSTNTAGAQFSAKTSLTVYDNLGKPVVLDVYYAKTADNTWEMTMYDASGATSGGFPYASGPIATQTLTFNPANGSIASGGTLNFTVPGGASVTLDMSNTTQLGAPFVVNNATVNGNAAGAIRQVQISSDGTLSYQLDNGQMVPAYLIGIANVAAPTELASYTGNVYTATGASGPISVGAPGKGGFGDIASATLEASNVDLATELSTMIIAQRSYTANTQSFQVASEILQVLNNLK; via the coding sequence ATGAGCAGTACTTTTGGTTTATTCAACACTTCCATTATGGGCATGTCCGCGCAGTCCGACGCGCTCGCCAATATTTCAGAAAATATCGCGAACTCGGGCACCGTCGGCTACAAGCGCGCCACGACGCATTTCCTCACCGTGCTATCGGGTTTTCAAGGCTCCAACCAGTTCGGCGGCGGCGTGTCGACGCGCAGCCGTTACGACATCACGGGCCAGGGCGCCCTCATGCATACGGGCTCGTCGACAGACATGGCTATTCGCGGCAACGGATTCTTCGTCGTCTCCGATGGCGCGGGCGGAACCTTTCTCACGCGCGCGGGCTCCTTCGTGCCGGACTCTTCGGGCCGGCTCGTCAACGCCGCCGGCTATTATCTGATGGGCTTTCCCGCCGGCCCCGCGGCGCCGACGACCTCTGCCACAAACGCGCTCTCCAGCATGAGCATCGTGCAGATCCGCAACGATCGACTCTACGCAAATCCGACGACGTCGGGCGTGCTGTCCGCCAACCTTCCCGTGTCGGCGACGGTCGTTCCCGCAGCGAATCTGCCGTCGACCAACACCGCCGGCGCGCAATTCAGCGCGAAGACGTCGCTCACCGTCTACGACAATCTCGGCAAGCCTGTCGTTCTCGACGTCTATTATGCGAAGACGGCGGACAACACATGGGAAATGACGATGTATGACGCTTCCGGCGCCACATCGGGCGGCTTTCCCTATGCCTCGGGGCCGATCGCGACGCAAACGCTCACCTTCAACCCCGCCAACGGATCCATCGCCAGCGGCGGCACGCTAAACTTCACCGTCCCGGGTGGCGCGTCGGTAACGCTCGACATGAGCAATACGACGCAACTTGGCGCGCCATTCGTCGTGAACAACGCCACCGTCAACGGCAACGCCGCCGGCGCTATCCGCCAGGTGCAGATCTCGTCGGACGGCACGCTGAGCTACCAGCTCGACAACGGACAGATGGTGCCCGCCTACCTGATCGGCATCGCCAATGTCGCCGCGCCAACGGAGCTCGCGAGCTACACCGGCAACGTCTATACCGCGACGGGCGCCTCCGGCCCCATCTCTGTCGGCGCGCCCGGGAAGGGCGGTTTCGGCGACATTGCGTCAGCGACTCTCGAAGCCTCGAACGTCGATCTCGCGACGGAGCTGTCAACAATGATCATCGCGCAGCGCTCCTACACCGCGAATACGCAGTCGTTCCAAGTCGCGTCGGAAATTCTGCAGGTTCTCAACAATCTAAAGTAA